The stretch of DNA CGTTTGACGTAATAGCTGTCGCTCAAATTGCTAACGGTAACTCCTTTAGAGGAAGAGGCATGGGCAAACTTTCCGTCGCCGACATATACCCCAACGTGGGAGATCCCTTTGCCTGAGGTGTTGAAGAACACTAAGTCTCCAGCAATCAGTTCACTTTTGTCTATTGCCGTACCCATCTTGAACTGGGATCCAGATTGGTGAGGAAGCTTGATGCCGAGCTTATTGAACACATATCTTGTAAATCCGGAGCAATCAAATCCACTTGTAGTAGTTCCGCCAGATTTATAAGGTGTGCCAATAGCCGAATCGACAACAGAGTCCAATTTGGTATCAGCAAAAGCGCTTCCAGTTCCTAAGGTAAACATAATGGCAAAACTTACAGCTGCTGCGGTCAACTTCTTCTTCAAACTGACGTAAACTCCTTCCAACGCCTGCGAGGTTAGCTTAAGGATTCGGTTGAAGGTTCCCTATGATCCCTCTCTTGCGAGATCAATTCACCCAAAACGGTTCCCCCGCTTCCCGGATGCTCGGGAATTAGGCTTTCTTATATATTTTGCATCTAAAAGTAGATATTCGACATATCTGTCGAAATTCCTGCTAAATTATTAAAAAAGAATTACAAAGTTGTTACTTTACTTTCATTGGTGTTATTGTAACAAACACAGGTATCTTTTGGCAACGAGTAATTGCGAGATTTTGAGTGATGAGAGCATCAAAAAGACCTCCGTCGTCAGGCGGAGGCCTTATCAGACCTGGGAAGTACAAGATGGTCCGACTATTTGATTAATTTTTTTGATAACTTTTTTTCCAGAGATGATATTGCGAGGATACCGACCAGATACGGAAGAAACTGCGAATAAATGGATAGGATTGCTGCAGGATTAGTCCAATAAGGCCCGTCCAGATCCAGGCGGCTGTGCTGAACATGCCTGCGGCCAGAAGGGCAGCAGCGCCGAGGATACAGGATACGGCAAGCACAGCCGGCAGTTTGCGAACATATTGCATGAGAGAAGGGGCAATCCCTGTTTGCGAGAGCCATCCGAATGTGACATAGAGCAGGCCTTGCTTGACGAGATAACTCCAAATCCCGAGACTGGCCAGAATGACGCCAAACTTGAGCATTGCGCCGGTCGTGCCTTGCAGAAGTCCCGGAAGCAGGCTGTAAAGCTCAGGCAGAAGCCAAATAGACGGGATTAATATTAAGAGCAGTTCTATAGCATAGAGGATGGCTACAGGCTTCCAGCATTTGCGCATTCCTTGGAAGAACAGCCAGCCGGCCCCCTCCTCATCTGCCTCGCCCAATAATCCGTTATATATGCCGGCCCTGATGAGAGGAGTAAGTATCAAGCGGAAGAGGAACATGCCTGCAATAAGGCCGAGCACCAGCTTCACGTCCGAGCTGGTCTGCAGCTCATGTTGGCCTTCTATAAGGTACAGGAGGCGGCTAAGCTGTCCAACCTCTGATTCAGGGTAGCGCCTTAGGGCCGGAGCAATTACGGAGTCTACAATCCGGTATAGGAATACTCCCCAAAGCAGCTGGTACAGAAATAAGAGGATTGCAACCGCAATTTGTCTCTTCGCGCTGCCCAGACCTTGTTTTATATAATGCATGTTTGTCACCTCACCAGGATAGCGATCCAAGCAGCGCTTCGAGCAGCTTGGTGACGCTTAAGTTTAGGCGTGAACGAATTACGGGATCAACCTCTGCCTTGAGGTAGTTGTTCATATGCTTGTTCTCCAGCACCAGGGTGTAAGCCGGGTCAACCATGGCCCAAGCCAGTGGCTCCTTGTAGCTGAACTTGAACCGGGTCAGGGCTGTCTTGGCATCCCACGTCTTGCGTTCTGTATGTCCATCCTTGAAGACAAAGACAAGAGGAACCTCGTGAGCGATGCCGCTCTTACGGCTGACATCGACCCAGGATTCATAACCGGTCCCGTTCTTGCCCGGGTGAATCGTGATATCCTGAATGGCGTAATCGGGCATATGTCCGCCATATACATATTGATTGAAGTAATTCTTCCAGGATTGCCCCGTTGTCTTTTCGACCACCTTTTGAAAATCGGAGGTAGCGGGGTGCTTAAAACGATATTTGGCGCTATATGCAGCCATCACTTTAGCCATCTTTTTACTGCCCAGCTGGCGTTCTAAGTCCTTCAGAAGCAGCTTGCCCCTCGTGTAGGCGTTTTGCGCGTAAACCTCAGCAGAGCCATATTTCCAGGCCGATAATTGGAGAGGCATCGGCGAAGTCACAAGGCTGGATTGGATAGGAAGATTGGAGACTATGCCATATTCCTGCTCCATGAGCTTGTCTTCAGCGTAGGAGGCAAAGCCCTCATCAAGCCAAGGCTCCTCAAATTCATTGCTGGCAATGATGCCATAGAAATATTGATGGGCGATTTCATGGATCACGGTTCGCTCTAGATCGTAGCCGGGAGATTCACTGCTTGCCCCGAAGGCAGTCACGAGCGTAGGGTATTCCATACCTCCTGCTCCATTGCCATCCTTCGGGGGAACGACGATGGATAATGTGGAGTAGGGATAGCTCCCAAACCACTTGCTGTAGGCGGAGAGTGCAGCCTTGGCTGCATAGAAATAGCGTTCCTTCAGGTCCTTATGAGCAGGGTCAAGATACAGCTTGATCCGCACACCGGGGACCTGAGCTGAGGAGAAGGGCTCCTCTGCATAGACGAAGTGAGGTGAAGCTGACCAGGCGAAGTCATGGACATCATCAGCGTAGAACTGATAGGTTTTTCGGTCATTCTTTATGATCGCTGACTTGGTAGGGAACCCGGTAGCAGCCACTATATAATCAGCCGGGACGTTGATCCGTACACTGAATATACCGAAGTCGGAATAAAATTCAGAGGTACCATGATATTGATGGAGATTCCAGCCTTCGGCCGAGCGATTTCGGATCCCCGCTGGTTCATAGACGCTCATCTTAGGGAACCATTGTCCGGCCATCACGAAGTCTCCGGCTGTTCCCATACGGGCAAATACCTTGGGCAGTTGAACCTCAAAATTAATTTGAAGCGTCAGCTCCTCCCCTCCCTTCACCGGGCGAGGCAGCCTGACCTTGACTAAGGTCTTGTCCGTCACATTCCCGTCATCCGGCTGAACATACTGAACGCGATGAAGCAGAGAAATTCCATCCGTGGTTCGTATGTCCTTCAGCTTCATGCTCCCCCAGCCATCCTTGGGCATCGAGTCTCCTCTAAGCTTGCCGCCGGATTCCTTCATAAATGTGCTGTTCTCTGACTCGAATGCATTTGGATATAAGTGAAGATAAATTTCGTTGACCGTTTTCTGTCCCGGATGTGTCCAGGTGAGGGTCTGTGAACCGGTCAAGGTTCGCTTTTGGGCGTCCAGGCTGACATCAATGTGATATTCCGTTACCCGATGGCTAAGCACCTCCGCACTAGGCTGCTGGACGCTTTCCTTAGGGCTCGGGTTCGCAGCCTTGGTGACAGGGGGCTTGCCCTTTTCTGGAGCAAGCGAAAGGAAAGCTTGCTGTGCTGGGTCCCTGATTGCAAGAATCGCGCCTGCAAGCAGCAGTAGAGCGGCTGCGGCTAAAATTTTTTTTTTGTGCTTTGGTGCAGTCATACCCTTCATACCTCCCGTTGACAAGCATCTACAGCATGTATATGTTTGCATTTGGAAGATTATTAGCTAAAATAAAATTAAGGTACAAAGGCGTGCATGAAAGCGCGCTGGATGTGGAGGGACTCATGGATAATAACCAACCGAAAGCAGGCAAGAAGCCGCTAGCGTTAAATATTGTAAGCAGTAACGAGAAAAGCAAGCATAAGGGATTCGGAGCCGGTTCGATTGACCTGAACAACGTATCTCCAGTCATTATTGATGGCGGTGAAGCGAAGATTGATATCGGAGCTATGCATGCCAAGAGTAAGGTAGAACGTGGAATTAAATTCTCGGCGAACCGGGAGGATGTTCCGGCAGGCCGACAGGTTTGGGTTGTATGGGTGGCTGTGGACCGGACACCAGAAGGACAATTCTATGGTGGGGCCACGGCTTGCGAGATGTGGATTGATACGGAGAATAAACGCGGATGGAAGATCCTAGCCGACCATGTAAACAAGCTGGACTATGCGCTGAAGCGGCGGATTATGCTGGATGAGCTAGGGCCAGAGGATAAGGCGGCGCTGAAGCAGCTGCTCGTCTCGCATAATGCAGATTGGTGGGCGCGCTCTTCAGATGAATTGAAGGCGGTGCTGGAAGGGTAACTTGATTTGAATTTACACCCATTCCCAAGAGAATAGGTACAACGCAAAGCAGCCTCCTTATGCAGATCATTATGATCTGTTATAAGGAGGCTGCTTGCATTTATAAAGTGGTGAATTAGAATGGCAGCTCCATTGTTAACGTCTGTCCGTTCTTTTGACCTTCGAGTCCCCAGTTAAACTTGAGGGTCTTCCCCGAACGACCGGCATAAGTCAAGCGATATCTGTAATAATCTGGGGTCTGCTTTTCAATCTTCGTAGCGGTCTCCTTGTCAAATAACTGCTTGTAAAGTACGGAGGACTCCCCTGTGGCCCGGTTAACCAGCATGAGATCACCTGTGCGATGCTGGCGGATGAGCAGAAACTCAGCTTCAAGGGTCTCTACACTGTAGACATCCTTGGTGGTACCGGCAATCCGGTCAAGGTTAAAGCTCTCCACTACCTGGCCCTGCGGGGTAACCAGCTCCATACGATGACCGGTGTTCATGACAATGTTGCCTTTATAAGAAGCCGCGTTAGGGTAAATGTACCCGTAGAAGTCAGGGTTCATCCCTGCGGCTTCCAAGGACATTTGGGCTTGCTTGACGATCTTTCCTTTATAAAGGATTACCCGTATCCATTCGTCGTGGATATGAGGCTCACCATAGGAATTGTTTATATCCAGGACATAGGTTTCGCCACCGGCATTGCGGATTTTCATATCCATCCAGTCAAGTTCCCTGGAACTAATGGTGCCGCTGCGGACAGGCAGCTGTCCGCTTGTGCCGGAATAAAGCACGTCGGCCGACTTGTTCAGCCAGAATAGCTTGTTGCCCAGGCTGTTCATCGTATATTTTTTCTCATAGGGTAAGGTTACAAATTCCTTGGTCTTCCATTTTACAGGAATGGAGAACGCTTTGCTGAAGAGGGCCTCTGGAACATAGGTCACTCCACTCTTCACCAGGGGGGCTGCATTTAGGGTCAGCCGTTTAGTTCCTTTTATCATGATGACAGGTTTACCCGGGGTTAGTTCGGCATATTGGGTAATCCCGGTAATTTCAGTCTTGCGCGTTTGGGTATTCCATTTAACTTGAAGGTCCAGAAGTTCAGCGACGTCCTTGAGAGGTAGATATGTAACTCCTGCTTTCTTAAAAGGGGTATGTCCTAAGCCCGCTTCAAATGAAGCCTTCTGCTTGTTAGCGGCTTCTGCGGCAGGTGCAGGGGTAATAGATGTTCCAACAAGTGGTATAGCGATGAGAAGAGCAGCAGCAGTGCAGATTATCGTCTTATGCAGTTTATTCATAATAGAAAAAACCTCCTTCATGTTATTTAACGTAAGAAGGAGGGGAAATGTTCCATATGTGGGATTTCGTAAGTTAAATAATTTTTTTACGCAGCCAGCCGGAGATGAGGTCTGTCAAGGTGACAAGGATAATAATGCCGTACAGTATAATCGCTACTCTGCTCCAGTTCCGGGAATCCAGAGCAAAGATCAGCGGGGTGCCAATGCCTCCGGCGCCAACCAGTCCAAGCGTGGTGGCCGAACGGATATTGATTTCGAAGCGATAGATAGAGTAAGAAAGGAAGGCTGGGACGATCTGCGGAATGACGGCATAGCGAAGAATCTGCAGACGATTCGCTCCGCAGGCGATCATGGCTTCCTCCGGACCGCGATCAATGCCTTCTATCGTCTCCGAGAACAGCTTGGCCAGCATCCCGATAGAGTGAATCCCCAAGGCGAGTACCCCGGCGAAGGCACCGGGGCCGACAGCCTTGATGAACAGAATGGCTACAATAATCTCCGGGAACACCCGGATGATGCTAAGTACAATTTTGCCTGGCACAGAGATAACCCGTGTGCGGCTCATATTGGCAGATGCCCAGAAGGCAAAGGGAATGCACAGCACCGCGGAAATGACGGTACCCAAGATCGAGATGCTGAGCGTGTCGAGCAGTCCGCGCAGCAGGTCTTCACCGTCCGGTAAGTAAATATAGGACCAGTCCGGATGAAGGAATCCGTTCAGGATGGCTGCAGAGACGGTCTTGGCCATTTCCTGAAAGCCCTCAAAGCGGATTCCACTGAAGGCCCACCAATAGATAAGTATGAGAGCCAATGCGATCAAGCTAAAGCGGATGCGTGACCACGGGCTTTTCTTAAGTGTTGTTGTATTCATAGCAGTTTCCTCCGAATTCGGCTGCTTCCATAATCAATGAGCAGAACAATAGCTAAGGTGAGTAGGATAATAATCGCTGACCGGTCATAGCGTAATTGACCGAGTGAACGGTTCAGCAGGAGACCGATCCCTCCGGCTCCAACCAGCCCAAGAACGGAGGCCGCTCTAACGTTGACCTCGAAGGTGTACAGGACAAATGAAATGAACTGCCCCATCACCTGAGGGACTACCCCATATCTGATCCATTGAAGCTTATTGGCCCCGACAGCGGTCATGGCTTCCAGCGGCCCTGGATCAATCGCCTCAACCGCCTCGTAGGTCAGCTTGGCGATCATGCCGAAGGAGAAGAAGATGAGCGCAAGCACACCTGCAAAGGGGCCGATGCCAAGCACCGCCACAAAAATAGAGGCGAAGAGCAGATCGGGAATCGTTCGCACCAGATTTAAGATGAAGCGAAATATACCGGCGACCCAGCGGTTCGGAATGACATTATAGGCTGACAGCAAGGACACAGGGACAGCCAGTATAGCCCCGAAGGTGGTGCCGATAATTGCAATTTGAACCGTCTCCATCATCGGCTTCCAGATCTTATCGAGGTACTTCCAATCTGGCGGGAACATCTGAGCGAGCAGATCGCCCATTTGCGGCAGGCCGACAACGAGCTGGTACGGCGTTACACCGCTGCGCCATGAACAAAGCAGTACAACAATGATTCCAAACAGCCAGATGCTGTAGCGTTTGTAGCGGTTGGGAGCGTCAGGAATGGAGCTCGGCGTTCTCTTCCCAAGCGGTGCCTCGGCCCTCATTGTACACCTCCGAGCACCTCGTCCGAGCGGATAGCCCGTCCGTAAATCTCGGCAAATTTCTCATCAGTTGCTTCCTCTACAGGACCATCAAACACCACTTCCCCAGCACGAAGCCCGATAATGCGGGTCGCATAGTCCCGGGCAAGGTCGATAAAGTGCAGGTTCACTACGGTTGTAATTTTGAGCTCCCGGTTAATCCGCTTCAGGTCGTTCATGACCTGACGGGTAGTCAGCGGGTCAAGCGAAGCAACCGGTTCGTCGGCCAGAATAATTTTGGCCTCCTGAGCGAGCGCCCGGGCGATGACAACTCGCTGTTGCTGGCCGCCGGACAGCTCATCCGCACGGGAATAGGCCTTCTCTTGAATATTCACCCGCTGCAGGGCGCTTAGCGCAAGGTCGGTGTCTTCCTTGGGGAACCAGCCCAGCAGGGAGCGGAGGGTAGAGTGATAGGCTACCCGGCCGGAGAGGACATTTTTTAGGACGGAGACGCGCTTTACTAGATTGAAGCTTTGAAAGATCATCCCGATATTGCGGCGGATTAGCCGCAGCTGCGAGCCTGACGCCTTGGTGATGGACTCGCCATTGATGCGGATCTCACCTTCGGTAATATCATGCAGGCGGTTGATAGAGCGCAGAAAGGTGGACTTTCCGGCCCCGGACAGACCGACAATGACGACAAATTCTCCTTCTTCAATGGTCAGGTTTATATTTTTGAGTCCGGTTGTTCCGTTCGGGTAAGTTTTCGTGACATTTACGAATTCGATCATAGCTAACCAACTCTCTATAGAATGAAATTAAAACAACACCGCCATGGCATCTCTCCATGGACGGTGTCGCAGTTGACGATAGTACGTGAAGTCCTACAAAGCCGCACGAGGCTTGAATAAGATTAGTTGCCTTCTACCAGCTTGGCATATTCGCGAACCGGTTCAAAGTTCTTGTCGTCGCCTGGCGTGTAACCGGCATGCGTGTAAATATCCTTGATGATTTGGCCGCCCTCGGGATCTTTTACAATATCCATAAAGGCTTGCTGAATCTTGGTTCTCCATTCATTATCCATGTCGCTGCGTACGGTAACGGTATCGTTCGGGATGCCTACGGTGTAGTGCAGGATCCGAGTCTTCTCAAATACGTCTGGAACATCCTTCTTTACATTGTTGCGAGCGTCTTGGAATACGGCTACAGCGTCAACTTGTCCGTTGAGCAGGGCCATAATTGCCGCGTCATGTCCCTTGATGGTCACGCCCTGAACATCTGTGTCAGGGTCCACGCCGGCTTTTTTCATCTCAGCAGCAGGGAACACATAGCCTGCAGAGGACGTTACGTCCTGCCAGCCCATTTTCTTGCCTTTGAGGTCTTCAAGCTTTTTAATAGGAGAATCCTTCATGACTACGATTTCCGCTTTATAAAAGTCAACTAGTTCTTCTGTGGGTTCACCAGTTTCATCTTTGACCCCGTAGCGTTGGGCTTGAAGGAGGAGATCGCCGGCTTTCTTGTTATCATGCACTTGGACATAAGCGTTCGGAGGCAGGAAGCCAATATCAATTTGCTTGGAAGCCATAGCTTCTACAATAGTGTTGTAATCAGTAGACACCGATACGGTTACCGGAATGCCCAGCTTGTCCTGAAGCAGTGTAGCCAGAGGCTTCGTCTTCGCTTCAAGCGTCTCTGCATTCTGTGATGGAACGAACTGCACACGCAGCTCTTTAGGCACAAAGCCTGTAGAAGTATCTGCAGCAGGGGTCTCGGTCTTCGTTCCGTTCCCTGTGTTTGCTGCATTCTTATTGTCAGCTGAATTTGAACTGTTGGAACCGCAGGCAGTAATGCTTGCCGCTACAGCAAAAGTCATACATAAGGCCAAAAATTTTTTTCTAAACAAAATGGATTTCCCCCTAGCAAAATTTTGCGGGAAGGCTTGATGGTTAAGCCCGCAAGGAAAAGTGTACCAGCCTTGTCTTGGAGAAGGGTTAACGCACATCGGCAGATATGTAAAAATTGTATTAACTTATTGGGGAATGTAAAAATACCGCCCCAAGTGACCTTAGGGCGGTTGCAATAGCACATATGAGGCTGTGAGGGGATTAAGATTTATCTTTGCCTAGAAAAATGGATAGACCGAGCAAGGTCACGATGATGGTTGCTCCCATATCGGATAATACGGCTATCCAGAGGGTGAGCAGCCCCGGGATCGTCAGCAGCAGGGCAATCAGTTTGAGTGCCAGGGAGATTCCGATATTCCAGCGGATGACCTTTGCGGCCCGCCGGGCAATGGATATAGCTGCCGGAAGACGGCCCAAATGGTCCTGCATCAGGACAATATCCGCCGTCTCAACCGCACTGTCGGTGCCTTTGCCCATGGCGATGCCTAAGTTTGCCGCCGCAAGAGCCGGCGCATCGTTAATGCCATCGCCGACCATGGCCACTCTCCAGTGGCCGGACAGCTCACGGACACGCTCAGCCTTCTGCGCGGGCAGCAGGCCAGCGTACCAGTCGGTGACGCCGACGCGCTGCGCGATTCGCTGCGCTGTGGCTGCATGGTCGCCCGTCAGCATGACGGTATGGGCGATGCCGGCCCCATGCAGCCGGGCGATGACGTCCGGGCTCTCCGGACGCAGCTGGTCGGCGAGGCCGAACAGGCCGAGAACGCCCTGAGCGTCCAGCACGGCGACCACGGTGAGCCCGTCATCCTTCATACGCTGCAGATCGGCAGCCGCGCGCTCAAGCGCGGCCGGCGCTTGTGCGGTTTGAGCGAGCAGGGCCTCGCTGCCGGCCCAATAGGTCTTGCCGTCCAGCTCAGCCTGGACGCCTTGGCCGGGCAGCGTCACGAAGTTCGCTGCCTCACCGGCCTGAGCCACGCCGGCCGGACTGGCGGCGATATGGCGCATAATCGCCTGGGCGAGCGGATGGAGTGAGTTCGCCTCCAGGGCGGATGCTACCCTATGGAACCGCTCGGGATCATAGACCGATTCGCGAATGACAGCTGGCCGGCCTTCGGTTAAGGTGCCGGTCTTGTCAAAGGCGACCGCGTCAATCTTCGCCAGCTGCTCCAGGTGGACGCCTCCCTTGACGAGTACGCCGATGCGGGCTGTACGGGCCATGCCGCTGACCAGGGCAATCGGCGAGGACAGCACCAGGGAGCAGGGGCAGCCTACAATAAGAATGGCTAAGCCCTCATAGAGCCATTTCATCCAGGAAGCGCCGAACAGAAGAGGCGGAACTAATACGACCAGGGCAGCAATGGCCATAATCGCTGGCGTATAGTACTTCGCGAAGGTGTCGATGAACAGCTCAGTCGGCGTCTTCGTATCCTGGGCTTCGCGAACGAGGTGCATAATCTTGGCAAGCGACGAATCCTCATAGGCTTTACTGATTCGAACGCGCAGCAAACCGTCCGTGTTGATGCTTCCGCCGAAGACTTCATCGCCGGGCTGCTTGGTGACCGGAACGGATTCTCCAGTCACGGCGGCCTCGTTCACAGCGCTGTGGCCTTCTTCGATGCGTCCGTCGGAAGGAATTTGCTCTCCCGGGCGAACCAGAACCAGATCACCGGCCTGCAAGCGGGAGACGGGGACCGTAGCTGTGCTGCCGTCCTTAAGCAGGACAGCCTGCTTCGGCGCTGCATTCAGCAGGCTCTCGATCGAGCGGCGGGCCCGTTCCATGCCGTAGCCCTCAAGCAGCTCATTCAGGCCGAACAGCAGGGCTACAAGCGTAGCCTCCTTCCACTCGCCGATCAATACGGCACCGGTGAGCGCAACGGTCATCAGCGTGTCCATGTTAAACCGCAGGCGAGTCAGATTACGCAGCCCACGCAGGAAGGTGGAGTAGCCGCTGAGGACAATGGCGGCCAAGTACAGGCCTACCTTCAGCGCTTGCGGCAGCAGGTCACCGGCTAGCAGAGCTGCGCCATACAAGACGGCGGCGACGATGAGAAGGCGCTGGATCAGGCGATCGCCGCCATGGCTGTGTCCATGAGCGTGTCCGTGCTCATGTCCGTGCTCATGTCCATGGTCGTGGGAATGCCCGTGTTCATGAGTATGGGGATGATCATCTTCTTGTTCATGCCCATGAGCATGTCCATGTCCATGCTCATGTTCCGCTTGGTTCTCGGGATCCGTTGGATTCTGGGAGCCAAGCTCAGCTCCGTCTCTTCGCAGAATTCGCTTAACCTCAGTGAGGTTGACATTTGGGTCGACGAGCAGCCGACTGCTGTTATAGTGCAAGGTGGCTGTCTCGCCATGGGGCAGCCTGCGGATATCTTCCTGAAGCTCGCGCGCACAATTCGCGCAGGATAACCCCTTGACCGGATATTCCACTTGCTGACGATCCGGCATAGCATTGCTTCGCTGGCTACTCATGATGACTCTTCTCCCTTTGGTGGGCAAGCGTCATACTCATCAGCGTATGGATATGATCATCCTCCAGAGCGTAGTAGACGTTCTTGCCTTCCTTGCGAGATTTGGTAATATGCGCGGCTTTGAGCTGACGAAGATGATGGGAAGCAGTTGCGATCGAGCAACCCAGCAGCTCGGCAATATCACAGACACAGAGCTCCTCAGCCTGGTCCAGCAGAAAGGCAATCTGTACGCGGGTAGGATCGGATAGAGCTTTAAAAATCTGCGACATGCCATGAATTTCTTCCGGATGAACCAAGCCTTTAAGCGGGGCGGTCTTGTCCGGATGGGTACATATGATTTCACAAACTTCGGCTTCTGTCTTGGCAGCTTCACTCATCTTGTAAAATCTCCTTTCATACAGAGGATTAAATCACTTATTCAATAACTAAACTCTTTGGATAACTCAACCCTGTTGGCAATAGATCGTAATGTTTACGAATATTCAAACAATCGTTTGAATGTTAATATCAGTATACTCCTGTTCTTGTATATATTCAAAGAGGCATTTGAATGAATAGATGTATTTTTTCTTAACCATATAAAAAGGCAGATAAACCGTCACCTTTGGTTCATCCACCTTCCTTGAGCTTATTTTCCTAGAGAATCTTCTGAAATACGAATCCGTAATCCTTAGAAATCGGTCAGTCCTTCATAATCCACCGCATTCTTGTCTTTTACCGAAACATACGGGTGATCGGCAATAAAGAACCGCCATGGAGCTTCAGCATACTCTTCGGCATAGGGGATATTGATTCGTATCCCGGCCTTGACCGTAAACGATTGGCGGGGGTCTCCTGCCTCCAAATATAGAGGGCCCTCTGTATCTCCAAAAGAAACTCCGTTCAGCGATTTGTCGATGCGTAGCGCACGGCACAGCTTTCCCGGACCGTTGCTGAGATCGGCGGGTTTCCGGTAGCTTCTTCCCCGATAAAGGGCCATCCGCCGCTCATCTTCTGCTGTCAGAGGCTCCACGGCGCGAATTAGCACAGCTTGCGGATCTCCCTTTGCGCCTGTCACCACATTCAGGCAGTGGTACATGCCATAGATGAGATAAATATAGGCTATGCCGCCCTCTCCGAACATGACCTCGGTACGGGCCGTGTTACGGCCGCCATAGGCGTGGCTTCCCTTGTCCTCCACACCGCCGTAGCTTTCCGTCTCAATAATCCGGCAGCGAATTTCGCCATCCTCGGTCCGGCGTACAAGCGTATGCCCCAGAAGCCGGGGCGCCGCCTCCAGCGCGGAGTGTCTTCGCAAGGAGGCGGAGGAGACGATGCTTTCTCTCCGAGCGGCTGGCTCCTTATGGTTGCTCTTGGTCATGGCGCTCCCTCCAGTCTGCTTTATGAAGCAGTCGTTCTATAAGTATATAACCTTCGGAGGCCGTTTACTCCATCCACCATCGTTTTAGATCGCTCCACCAGGAGTGATTTTTTTGCTCGTCCGTCTTAGGGGCAGGGGTAGGCTCTGCCTTGCCGTGGGCACTGCAGGTTTCCTTCGGCTCCGTTCCGGCAATGAAGACCTCAAGGCGCTTGTTCGGGCAGTCGGGAGTGGATCGCTTCCCTGTTGATGGGTCGATGTACACACTGACCACGCCTGAGGGGATGGGAAATATTTTCGGCGGCACCTTTTCTAGAGCCTTCTCCGTATACTGAGCGAAGATAGGGGCTGCTTTGCGGGAGCCTTCGGTGCTTAGCGTCTTGTCCTTGTCGTAGCCAACCCATACAGCAGTGGACAGCTCGGGCGTAAAGCCGACCAGCCAGGCATCCGTACTGGTTGTTCCGGTCTTTCCTGCAACCGGCCGCTTCAGCTTGGAGCTGACCCGATTGCCGGTTCCCCCGGTCTCGAACACGCTCTCCATCAGGTGGGTGAGAACATAGGCTGCCGCGGGTTCGACGATTTGCTCTGATTTGGCCTTCTCGGGAGCCTCATACAATACCTTTCCGAAGGGATCCGTTATCTTCAGCACAGCCACCGGCTTGACACTTGTCCCTTGGTTGCTGATGACCGCGAAGGCAGAGGCCATTTCGAACGGGCTTACCGGCGATGTGCCGAGTGCCAGAGAAGGGACGGGATTGAGCGTGCTCTCGATGCCCATTTTCTTAGCCAAGTCCGCTACCTTGTCTGCTCCAACCGTCAAAATTGTATTTACCGCATATATATTGTCCGAGGCTGCGATTGCCTGGCGCATATCGATTTCTCCAAGATATTTATCCCCG from Paenibacillus sp. CAA11 encodes:
- a CDS encoding C40 family peptidase, with product MKKKLTAAAVSFAIMFTLGTGSAFADTKLDSVVDSAIGTPYKSGGTTTSGFDCSGFTRYVFNKLGIKLPHQSGSQFKMGTAIDKSELIAGDLVFFNTSGKGISHVGVYVGDGKFAHASSSKGVTVSNLSDSYYVKRYVGAKRIMSNDVFESVADESQDNDDVE
- a CDS encoding M1 family metallopeptidase, which gives rise to MTAPKHKKKILAAAALLLLAGAILAIRDPAQQAFLSLAPEKGKPPVTKAANPSPKESVQQPSAEVLSHRVTEYHIDVSLDAQKRTLTGSQTLTWTHPGQKTVNEIYLHLYPNAFESENSTFMKESGGKLRGDSMPKDGWGSMKLKDIRTTDGISLLHRVQYVQPDDGNVTDKTLVKVRLPRPVKGGEELTLQINFEVQLPKVFARMGTAGDFVMAGQWFPKMSVYEPAGIRNRSAEGWNLHQYHGTSEFYSDFGIFSVRINVPADYIVAATGFPTKSAIIKNDRKTYQFYADDVHDFAWSASPHFVYAEEPFSSAQVPGVRIKLYLDPAHKDLKERYFYAAKAALSAYSKWFGSYPYSTLSIVVPPKDGNGAGGMEYPTLVTAFGASSESPGYDLERTVIHEIAHQYFYGIIASNEFEEPWLDEGFASYAEDKLMEQEYGIVSNLPIQSSLVTSPMPLQLSAWKYGSAEVYAQNAYTRGKLLLKDLERQLGSKKMAKVMAAYSAKYRFKHPATSDFQKVVEKTTGQSWKNYFNQYVYGGHMPDYAIQDITIHPGKNGTGYESWVDVSRKSGIAHEVPLVFVFKDGHTERKTWDAKTALTRFKFSYKEPLAWAMVDPAYTLVLENKHMNNYLKAEVDPVIRSRLNLSVTKLLEALLGSLSW
- a CDS encoding YwhD family protein — protein: MDNNQPKAGKKPLALNIVSSNEKSKHKGFGAGSIDLNNVSPVIIDGGEAKIDIGAMHAKSKVERGIKFSANREDVPAGRQVWVVWVAVDRTPEGQFYGGATACEMWIDTENKRGWKILADHVNKLDYALKRRIMLDELGPEDKAALKQLLVSHNADWWARSSDELKAVLEG
- a CDS encoding copper amine oxidase N-terminal domain-containing protein, with protein sequence MNKLHKTIICTAAALLIAIPLVGTSITPAPAAEAANKQKASFEAGLGHTPFKKAGVTYLPLKDVAELLDLQVKWNTQTRKTEITGITQYAELTPGKPVIMIKGTKRLTLNAAPLVKSGVTYVPEALFSKAFSIPVKWKTKEFVTLPYEKKYTMNSLGNKLFWLNKSADVLYSGTSGQLPVRSGTISSRELDWMDMKIRNAGGETYVLDINNSYGEPHIHDEWIRVILYKGKIVKQAQMSLEAAGMNPDFYGYIYPNAASYKGNIVMNTGHRMELVTPQGQVVESFNLDRIAGTTKDVYSVETLEAEFLLIRQHRTGDLMLVNRATGESSVLYKQLFDKETATKIEKQTPDYYRYRLTYAGRSGKTLKFNWGLEGQKNGQTLTMELPF
- the phnE gene encoding phosphonate ABC transporter, permease protein PhnE, with amino-acid sequence MNTTTLKKSPWSRIRFSLIALALILIYWWAFSGIRFEGFQEMAKTVSAAILNGFLHPDWSYIYLPDGEDLLRGLLDTLSISILGTVISAVLCIPFAFWASANMSRTRVISVPGKIVLSIIRVFPEIIVAILFIKAVGPGAFAGVLALGIHSIGMLAKLFSETIEGIDRGPEEAMIACGANRLQILRYAVIPQIVPAFLSYSIYRFEINIRSATTLGLVGAGGIGTPLIFALDSRNWSRVAIILYGIIILVTLTDLISGWLRKKII
- the phnE gene encoding phosphonate ABC transporter, permease protein PhnE, which translates into the protein MRAEAPLGKRTPSSIPDAPNRYKRYSIWLFGIIVVLLCSWRSGVTPYQLVVGLPQMGDLLAQMFPPDWKYLDKIWKPMMETVQIAIIGTTFGAILAVPVSLLSAYNVIPNRWVAGIFRFILNLVRTIPDLLFASIFVAVLGIGPFAGVLALIFFSFGMIAKLTYEAVEAIDPGPLEAMTAVGANKLQWIRYGVVPQVMGQFISFVLYTFEVNVRAASVLGLVGAGGIGLLLNRSLGQLRYDRSAIIILLTLAIVLLIDYGSSRIRRKLL